The Myxococcus virescens genomic sequence CAGAAGAGGATGACGGCGGCAACCAGGGACGCCACGACGACGGCCATGGTCGACGCCTTGGTCTCCGACCAGGTGGGCCAGGTGACCTTCATCAACTCCGAAGCCACATCGATGGACAGCGCATGGGTGCGCGGGTGGAAGTACGCCCCCACAGCCAGTCCCACGGCCAGCACGTAACCCACCAGGGTGGAGACCTTCCAGTCCAAGCCCTCGATGAGGACCGGGTCGCTCCAGCTGAATCGCGCCCACAGCAATCCGAGCAGACGCTCCAGGAAGAGGGCCAGGACGATGCCGACGAGAAGATAGAAGATGACCACGAGCCGCTTCGGATCCATCGCCGAGCGGTTAGCCTGCTGGCTGGCCTCTGATGCCGTCGCCATGGTGCCTCACGAGGTACTGCGGATGCGAATTCGCGAAACTGCGAAAACACAGGAACCCCCGGCACCTCCAGGTACCGGGGGCCCCGCGACTACTGAGAGTTGGCAGGCCAGGAGGGATTCGAACCCCCAACACGCGGATTTGGAGACCGCTGCTCTACCGTTGGAGCTACTGGCCTAGAACCTTCCCTGAACTACCGACCTAGACCTTACCTTCCTTGTGGTCCTGATGCTTGCGGCAACGAGGACAGAACTTGCTCAGCTCGAGCTTATCCTGGCTCTTCCGCTTGTTCTTCGTGGTCGTGTAGTTCCGCTCTTTGCACACCGTGCACTCGAGCGAAATAATGGAGCGATTGCCCTTCGGCATGACCTACCTCACCAGATACGAGAGGGGAAGGCTACCACAACGCAGCCCTCCCCTCGGAATCGGGACAGTGAGCCCGGCGGCCTCACGGCCGACCCGGCATTACTCGATGATTTCCGCCACGACGCCGGCGCCCACGGTGCGGCCACCCTCGCGAACAGCGAAGCGCAGCTCCTTCTCCATGGCCACAGGGGTGATGAGCTCCACCTC encodes the following:
- the secE gene encoding preprotein translocase subunit SecE encodes the protein MATASEASQQANRSAMDPKRLVVIFYLLVGIVLALFLERLLGLLWARFSWSDPVLIEGLDWKVSTLVGYVLAVGLAVGAYFHPRTHALSIDVASELMKVTWPTWSETKASTMAVVVASLVAAVILFCIDTAAYNLMVEWLPAMWGKL
- the rpmG gene encoding 50S ribosomal protein L33; translated protein: MPKGNRSIISLECTVCKERNYTTTKNKRKSQDKLELSKFCPRCRKHQDHKEGKV